One Malassezia restricta chromosome VI, complete sequence genomic region harbors:
- a CDS encoding transporter, with product MSAMSTSHESISSKSSGPYLDAASDVDTEQQLQAVKQGDKNKVLPEEPVTAPAPALTTQSPYLASSEDQPYAPGTAANIEVPPEAHVKLPDAPPIPASEAQRHPTWLEGPEHDRHGGGHARGNSNATLVRSLSRISLHHNGSHAPTGPHANLHLSKHELETGTWGFEGHRGGMEFPELAGINVDENEPEDGRPVPTEAEEEAKYEEETQHILVKWDGKDDGEHTLNMNFYYRCYLTVLAGVLTLCTAFTSSAPSGIIVDMVEDFKTTPNVAKASVFLFVASFCFAPLIWAPLSETFGRRIVFIISFTGFVCFNVGCMLAPNIGSMITFRILSGAFGSSSLSNAPAMIAGLFHIYYLMTGIVIFAIAPIAGPCIGPIISGFIADSGTDWRWLFRACTIFSFVLLLLVIFTMAETHDPIRLRMKAERLRRETGDDRYVAPIELRKVDPMKMAVQVVCKPIKMLFFEPMLMAVTIYIGFVYGTLYLLFVAYPVVFIQLHGFRWGPEGLTFLGFFIGCFLSALYCVFVDQTLYLKTIKAKNVIMLPAERRLMTSMIGAPFLTISLFWFAWTSFSSVSFWSPLVAGGMFGAGLFFIFLSLMTYITEVYLLNAASAMAANMVVRSAFGAGFPMFGEPMYHNLNPRWATTVLAFIALAMVPIPFVLYKFGNKIRSLSKHAHHPS from the coding sequence ATGTCTGCAATGTCGACATCTCACGAATCCATCAGCTCCAAGTCGTCGGGTCCTTACCTTGACGCAGCCTCTGATGTGGATACAGAACAACAGCTTCAAGCTGTCAAACAAGGTGATAAGAACAAGGTGCTCCCAGAGGAACCTGTAactgcgccggcgccggcttTGACCACTCAATCTCCTTATCTAGCGAGCTCAGAAGATCAACCGTATGCGCCGGGGACTGCTGCAAATATCGAAGTGCCGCCAGAGGCGCATGTCAAGTTGCCAGATGCGCCACCGATACCTGCTTCCGAGGCCCAACGTCACCCTACCTGGCTAGAAGGCCCAGAGCATGATCGCCATGGTGGTGGTCATGCACGCGGAAACTCAAATGCTACGCTCGTGCGCTCTCTCAGCCGCATCTCGCTGCATCATAATGGGTCGCACGCACCCACTGGACCGCATGCGAATTTGCACCTAAGTAAGCACGAACTTGAAACCGGTACTTGGGGTTTCGAAGGTCATCGTGGTGGTATGGAGTTCCCTGAGTTGGCTGGTATCAATGTAGACGAAAACGAGCCTGAAGATGGTCGTCCTGTGCCGACTGAGGCGGAAGAAGAGGCGAAATATGAGGAAGAGACGCAACATATCCTTGTCAAGTGGGATGGCAAAGATGACGGTGAGCACACCCTGAATATGAACTTCTATTATCGATGCTATCTTACCGTCCTTGCCGGTGTGCTTACGCTCTGCACGGCCTTCACGTCTTCAGCTCCTTCCGGTATTATTGTTGACATGGTCGAGGACTTTAAGACTACGCCTAACGTGGCCAAAGCTTCCGTTTTCTTGTTTGTGGCCAGTTTCTGCTTCGCGCCGCTTATTTGGGCACCACTTTCTGAGACGTTTGGACGGCGTATTGTGTTTATTATCAGTTTTACTGGGTTTGTATGCTTCAATGTGGGATGTATGCTAGCGCCCAACATTGGATCCATGATTACATTTCGTATTCTCTCCGGTGCTTTTGGCTCTAGTTCTCTGTCCAATGCACCAGCCATGATTGCCGGTCTGTTCCACATTTACTATCTTATGACGGGTATTGTCATTTTCGCTATTGCACCAATTGCTGGCCCATGTATCGGCCCCATTATCAGTGGTTTTATCGCTGATAGTGGTACAGACTGGCGTTGGTTGTTCCGTGCGTGCACCATCTTTTCGTTTGTACTGCTTCTCCTTGTCATCTTTACAATGGCCGAGACGCATGACCCCATCCGTCTCCGAATGAAGGCAGAGCGCCTTCGTCGTGAAACGGGTGACGATCGGTACGTCGCACCTATCGAGCTTCGTAAAGTGGATCCCATGAAGATGGCTGTGCAAGTTGTGTGCAAGCCTATTAAAATGCTTTTCTTTGAGCCCATGCTGATGGCTGTAACCATTTACATCGGCTTCGTTTATGGTACTCTGTACCTCCTCTTTGTTGCATACCCGGTGGTGTTCATACAGCTTCATGGCTTTAGGTGGGGTCCAGAAGGTCTTACGTTCTTGGGCTTCTTCATCGGCTGTTTCCTCTCGGCTTTGTACTGTGTTTTCGTTGATCAGACGCTCTACCTAAAGACTATCAAGGCCAAGAACGTGATTATGTTACCAGCTGAGCGCCGACTCATGACGTCGATGATCGGTGCTCCATTCCTCACGATTTCCTTGTTCTGGTTCGCATGGACCTCGTTCTCGAGCGTGTCGTTTTGGAGTCCTCTGGTGGCTGGTGGCATGTTTGGTGCCGGCCTGTTCTTTATCTTCTTGAGCCTTATGACGTACATCACCGAAGTGTATCTGCTGAACGCGGCTAGTGCTATGGCTGCCAACATGGTGGTACGTTCGGCGTTTGGTGCGGGATTCCCCATGTTCGGTGAGCCCATGTACCATAATCTCAACCCACGCTGGGCCACAACAGTGCTTGCCTTCATTGCACTTGCCATGGTGCCTATTCCCTTTGTGCTGTACAAATTTGGTAACAAGATCCGTTCTCTCTCCAAGCACGCGCACCATCCCTCGTAA
- a CDS encoding phosphatidylinositol 4-kinase B, whose amino-acid sequence MGQGRASLPAASMASLLLRLFNSDYFSPQLALSYLRTYADHVGITYFLISRLSESFPPEDIEFYWPQYCHLLVTRPTSSRALENFILRKCEDDVHVALLTLWFMQAHLADLASMPESTHFRTCQRVYNRCQRILFEDPDPHVRQVDRHELPVYIPFFEARRPLCVGNTTSALAGMASGILAPARPDVASYGQHMALQQGRSPTTDAQVAQPDNAREVPPPSPKSPPPAPAPPVHQRPDPARLDPVQQVFGQETAPSMSDANLAPVTAPSSPSKSPPLQPANAPLEPGSPEYTLQQKYLCSHFGRTEMQFIQALQDIPARLQQLPKPARLSALRAELTSLNRTLPAEVCFPTWCAGTAIGSPHVERHHRVMRISPSEAVVLNSADRVPYLLHVEVLRDDLDFDPNRRYNRELLHGRRHKYVAPRPSIPSPHQKGLPAASTDNSEVDLTEQMYGSDLSEFGKEQVHESPEKQFGTKNDTLDTVAWAHASSETSATDFSLDEYSQRMRTAAILLAQLNRGSSHSRTSADPASDSALNEPAPTRVSYADAQVIRQRIMEEMMALEEQRMERMKRGGQYFTRRKRNTMAAEDENAVLRAVNKDDPSAAYFRESWTVKKERIRASSPYGTQPGWDLFSVIVKTGADLRQELFASQLIHEFKRVWNECQSPCWVHYFRIVILNENAGLIETITDAISVHSIKKEAYASQMDGNGQPVSTYNLYDHFVQTFGDPHMPRFRRARRHFMESLAGYAIVSYLLQIKDRHNGNILVDTEGHLIHIDFGFILGLSPGGVGFEAAPFKFPRDYIDILGGMDSDGYNEFKALMRRGFRDARKHAERFILLVELMQRHSHLPCFAAGNDSAAGLLRDRFQLGLTAAQCDEFVDRLVLSAAGSAFTRLYDQYQNFTQNVL is encoded by the coding sequence atgggccagggacgcgcgtcgctcccagccgcgagcatggcgagtctgctgctgcgacTGTTCAACAGCGACTACTTCTCGCCGCAGCTGGCGCTCAGCTACTTGCGCACATATGCTGACCATGTCGGCATCACATACTTTCTTATTTCGCGACTCAGCGAGTCGTTCCCCCCAGAAGATATCGAGTTCTACTGGCCCCAATACTGCCATCTCCTCGTGACCAGACCCACGTCCTCACGCGCCCTCGAGAACTTTATTCTTCGAAAGTGCGAGGATGATGTGCACGTCGCTCTTCTCACGCTCTGGTTCATGCAAGCACACCTCGCTGACCTCGCGTCCATGCCGGAATCCACGCACTTTCGAACGTGCCAGCGCGTGTACAATCGATGCCAGCGCATCCTGTTCGAGGACCCCGATCCACATGTGCGTCAGGTCGACAGGCACGAGCTGCCCGTCTACATCCCCTTTTTcgaggcacgtcggccCTTGTGTGTCGGCAACACGACCAGTGCCCTAGCGGGGATGGCGTCTGGCATTCTCGCTCCAGCTCGTCCGGACGTGGCATCGTACGGTCAACATATGGCCCTCCAGCAGGGTCGGTCACCCACCACAGACGCCCAGGTGGCACAGCCAGACAATGCACGCGAAGTGCCGCCTCCTTCACCCAAGTCcccgccgcctgcgcctgcgccgcccgtcCATCAGCGGCCTGATCCCGCCCGGCTTGATCCTGTACAACAAGTGTTTGGACAAGAAACAGCACCATCCATGTCAGATGCGAACCTAGCTCCCGTCACAGCTCCCTCCTCACCATCCAAGTCTCCCCCACTCCAGCCGGCAAATGCCCCCCTCGAGCCAGGCAGTCCTGAATACACCTTACAGCAAAAATACTTGTGCTCCCACTTCGGACGCACCGAGATGCAATTCATCCAGGCCCTTCAAGATATTCCCGCTCGCTTGCAACAGCTGCCCAAGCCAGCACGTCTctcggcgctgcgcgccgagctgACCAGCTTGAATCGGACTCTCCCCGCCGAAGTGTGCTTCCCCACGTGGTGTGCAGGCACAGCTATTGGGTCCCCGCACGTTGAGCGGCATCACCGCGTCATGCGCATCAGTCCCTCAGAAGCTGTTGTGCTCAACTCAGCTGACCGCGTGCCATACCTATTGCACGTCGAAGTGCTACGAGACGACCTCGACTTTGACCCTAATCGCCGCTATAATCGCGAGCTTCTGCATGGTCGTCGGCACAAGTATGTGGCGCCACGCCCCTCGATACCCTCTCCCCACCAAAAGGGCCTCCCCGCCGCGTCCACCGACAATAGCGAAGTCGATCTGACCGAGCAAATGTATGGCTCCGACCTGTCCGAATTCGGCAAGGAACAGGTGCATGAGAGTCCAGAAAAGCAATTCGGTACGAAGAACGATACTCTCGATACCGTTGCATGGGCACACGCTTCAAGCGAGACGTCTGCCACCGATTTTTCGCTCGATGAGTACTCCCAGCGGATGCGGACGGCTGCCATTCTGCTGGCCCAGCTGAACCGTGGAAGTTCGCATTCTCGAACATCGGCGGATCCAGCGTCTGACTCGGCTCTGAACGAGCCGGCTCCCACTCGCGTATCATACGCAGACGCCCAGGTCATTCGACAGCGTATTATGGAAGAGATGATGGCACTGGAAGAACAgcgcatggagcgcatgAAACGCGGCGGTCAGTACTTTACGCGCCGCAAGCGAAACACGATGGCAGCTGAAGATGAAAATGCCGTGCTACGTGCAGTTAACAAAGACGACCCTTCCGCTGCCTACTTTCGTGAGTCGTGGACGGTCAAGAAAGAGCGGAttcgcgcatcgtcgccttATGGCACTCAGCCTGGTTGGGACCTCTTTTCTGTCATCGTCAAAACAGGTGCTGATCTCCGGCAGGAGCTCTTTGCGTCGCAGCTCATTCACGAATTTAAGCGCGTGTGGAATGAGTGTCAGTCGCCCTGCTGGGTGCATTACTTCCGTATTGTGATTCTCAACGAGAATGCGGGTCTGATTGAAACCATCACAGATGCCATTTCGGTCCACTCGATCAAGAAAGAGGCCTACGCAAGCCAGATGGACGGAAATGGGCAGCCAGTCTCAACATACAACTTGTACGACCACTTTGTGCAGACGTTTGGCGATCCTCATATGCCGCGCTttcgtcgtgcgcgtcgacaTTTCATGGAATCACTCGCCGGCTATGCTATCGTGTCGTACCTCTTGCAGATCAAAGACCGTCATAATGGCAATATTCTCGTGGACACCGAAGGGCACCTCATTCACATCGACTTTGGCTTTATCCTGGGCTTGTCGCCCGGTGGGGTCGGCTTCGAGGCAGCCCCCTTCAAATTCCCACGCGACTACATCGATATCCTCGGTGGCATGGACAGCGACGGATACAATGAGTTCAAGGCTCTCATGCGCCGAGGCTTCCGAGACGCTCGTAAGCATGCTGAACGCTTCATTTTGCTGGTGGAActcatgcagcgccactCGCACTTGCCATGCTTTGCTGCCGGCAACGATAGCGCAGCTGGACTGCTCCGCGATCGATTCCAACTTGGGCTCACGGCTGCTCAATGCGATGAGTTCGTTGATCGACTCGTACTGAGCGCCGCTGGCAGTGCCTTTACCCGGTTGTATGACCAGTACCAGAACTTTACACAGAACGTCTTGTAA